The genomic stretch GCCCTTCAATCCTGTGCCCAAATATTTCATGAAAAAAAACGCCTGCTGATGCAGCAGCTAATAATGCAGGGCCTGTATATGAATCAACAACCGGAGCTGTTCTGAGCTTGGTAAGTGTTTCGCTCATTTTTTTTGTATCACTAATGATAACATCATCTGATGGTAAATCATTTGGATATAATCCAAAATAACTTTCATACAACGGCAAATCCATTCCATCATCAGCCTGTGTTTGCCCGTTAACCATCACCCTGCATGTAACCCTGTTTTCGGTAATGCTACTGCCATCTGTTGCTACAAAATATTTTCTTTCAATGATAAAAGAAAAAGTTGCGGAACCTTCAATAATATCCTTATTCTGAAGAAATATTGCTGAATAGCTTTTAATTTTATTTTCCCACAAACTGCTGTCAAATACAATATCTTTTTCATTAAGCGGTGCTTCGTTATATATTACCGGTTTCTCTTTAGTGAAGTCATTCGACTTATCTTCGTCTTCTACCTTCACAGCAATATTAGCCAAAACCTTGGCATACATATCCGCTGATTTACGGTATTGATCATTAGTTTCCTTCCATAATATTTGTTTTACACCTTCCGAAACATTTTCAATTGGAAGGGTTACACCATAATCATAATCAAACCATCCGTAATCTTCTCCTTTTATAGGATGTGAATTATCAAGAGTATCGCTACCTACCCTGACATTAGTACACAACTTACGATTATGCGACCATCCTGATTTAGTAATTTGCCCGAATGATGTTTCAATGTTGTACGCCTTTATATCATTCACGCGATAGGAAATGTAATATGGTGCAACCTTTTCTTTTTTCAAGGTTTCCATATTCCTGGTGAGTTCTTCTTTTAATATGCCCGGTAACTTATCCTGTGAAATTGCCGGAACAAAAAGCATAATTCCAATTAGGAATAAAAACATTTTTTTCATGTGTGTTTGGTTTTGGTTAATCACTGATTAAATTAAAGAACTGTTTTTTTATTAAAATATTTTCCTCTTATTGAATTTTTAATTCATTTTGTATTCATATTTTCGCATCAACAAAGTATATAATTAATTTTTGATTTTCAAAGGACTATTTTATAAAACATATAGTTTTGTTCATAGCTGGTAAGTTTGGGTGTATAACTGGAAATCTATTTTATACCGATATGAATCAAACTTACTAACGATTTATTTTTTTATTGATATGTTCCAGAGTATGATTATGGCTCAATAATAAAAAAGGCAATTAATAAAAATTGCCTTTTCGATCGATAAACTTAACTAACAGGGATAGGATTGCTGCCTATTATTGTTTTTTATTATACTAATTTATGCACATTCTGATATGTAGCCAATCAATGAATCAACACCTTTAAAACTCACTATACTGGCAAACATTTCAACTTTTACTTCATGTTCTTCTTTAACATGATGGGCATTAAACTTTACGTGCAAATTGTCTTGTATTTTACTGAAACAACATTCCATTTTTTCAAGTATATTATTTTTATCGCTGCCGGTAATAAGATTATTAAAAGTTATATTTGAAAAATCAGCTGGCGACAAACCAAATATATTTGCACATTTTTCATTTACAAAATCAAATTTATTTTTGCTATAAACAAAAACACCGGTTAATGGATTATTAATTAATGCATGAAAATCTTCATCGTGTTTCTGCTGCAATCTTTCAACTTTATCAAAACGTGTTTTAATTGATGAATGTAGTTCTTTATAATCAAGAGGGTTAATAATATAATCGTCGGCACCCAGGTTCATTCCCTCTCTTATATCTTTTTTTTCGCCCTGTGCTGTTATGAAAATAAATGGAATAGACGAAGTGGTTTTAATCTGTTGAATGATTTTGTAAAAATCACAACCATTTATATGAGGTATCTTTATATCACATAAAATTAAATCGGGTAATTGTTTTATGGCTATATGCAAACCAGAAATACCATCGTTAGCCGAAAGAGTATTATATCCTTCGTCTTTAAGAGAATTACAAATTTTTTCTCTTAATACAATGTTATTTTCAATTACCAGGATATTTTTCATATTCTTTTCATCAATGTGATGACTTATTTTTTAAATGTTACGAAAAACTTCTATCATTTTTATTGTAGGTCTGACAAACATGTATGGACCATCCATACTTTTACATTCAAGCCATTTATTGCTTATCAATTTGCGAACCACTTTAAAAGAAACAGATTTAGACCTCATGCAATAAGCTGTTGATTTATTACCCATCAAATGATTTGCAACAATGTGCCTGATTTCTCTTCTATAAATCTTTTTCATAGCTTCTGGTTTTAAACTTATTTATCTAAATGATATCTCACGAAATAAATATTCTGATTGCTTTTCTCCATTTTATTTGAAGAATAATATGCATTGACCCCTTCAGAATTAATAATGAAATTATAATCGTCATATGCAGAATTTACGGGAGCCCCAAGATTTTCGGGTGCCGACCATAAACCCTCATCATTTTGAGTAGCAGTAAAAATATCATAACCGCCATAGCTATTATGTCCGATGGAACTGAAACAAAGAGTAGCTCCGTCAGGCATAATGAAAGGGCTTTCCTCGTTCTCAGCAGTGTTAATATCTTTACCAAGATTATATGGCATACTCCATTTTCCATTAGATAATCTTTCAGCAGCCCATATATCTTTTCCGCCATATCCGCCAGACCTGTTGCTGACAAAATAAAGTGTATTACCATCGGGACTTAATGAAGGATTGCATTCAATATTTTTGGTATTAATATTAATTTTTTGTGGATTATAAAAATCATTATTTAAGTTTACACTATATATATCATCATCCATTGTAATAAATATCTCATCATAATTCATTATTTTATTTTCTTCTCTAAATTTTGAATATTCCTTTACGATGTTTATAGGTTTTGTCCATTCGCCCGATGTACTATCATGTTTTGAAAAATAAAATTCCCTGCTTACAATAATATTTTTTTTGCTTTTAATATCAACACAATAAATCAACCCCGAATTGATTTCGGAAATATATAAGGGATATTCGGATGATGTTCCATTTATTAAAGTACTAAGCACTTCCACATCCACACGGGAACTCCATGGTGTTAATATTAGCTGATCATACAACGATACCGGAGGATTGAATGATTTCCCTGTTTTAGTTGTATTTGCCTTTATATTTACCAATGATCCCAGCAAGTATAATATTGTAAAAATTGTGATAAACTTTTTCATGATACTTTTATATTATGATTTATTAATAAGTATAATTGTTTTTCTTATGTAAAATTACATCTTCGGGAGGGGGCAAATCATCAGCATAAATGATGGTTTTTTTAATAATATTGAATGGTAGTGGCTATAAATAGTGAGGCAAAAAAAGTCCCAAGCATCAAGTCCCAAGTCCCAAACTTCAAGTTTCAAATCCCGGGATATAAGAAAATCATTCTTTAACCCTTTTCTTCATTGAATTTTAAAATCGTAATTGATGAATGTGCAAAATTATTTTTAACTCCAAATAGAAGTAATGAAGAAAAGCTATT from Bacteroidales bacterium encodes the following:
- a CDS encoding response regulator, translated to MKNILVIENNIVLREKICNSLKDEGYNTLSANDGISGLHIAIKQLPDLILCDIKIPHINGCDFYKIIQQIKTTSSIPFIFITAQGEKKDIREGMNLGADDYIINPLDYKELHSSIKTRFDKVERLQQKHDEDFHALINNPLTGVFVYSKNKFDFVNEKCANIFGLSPADFSNITFNNLITGSDKNNILEKMECCFSKIQDNLHVKFNAHHVKEEHEVKVEMFASIVSFKGVDSLIGYISECA
- a CDS encoding metallopeptidase TldD-related protein, translated to MKKMFLFLIGIMLFVPAISQDKLPGILKEELTRNMETLKKEKVAPYYISYRVNDIKAYNIETSFGQITKSGWSHNRKLCTNVRVGSDTLDNSHPIKGEDYGWFDYDYGVTLPIENVSEGVKQILWKETNDQYRKSADMYAKVLANIAVKVEDEDKSNDFTKEKPVIYNEAPLNEKDIVFDSSLWENKIKSYSAIFLQNKDIIEGSATFSFIIERKYFVATDGSSITENRVTCRVMVNGQTQADDGMDLPLYESYFGLYPNDLPSDDVIISDTKKMSETLTKLRTAPVVDSYTGPALLAAASAGVFFHEIFGHRIEGQRMKDESDAQTFKKKVGEKVINENLTITFDPTITKYKGFFLNGAYKYDDQGQLGKKLIIIENGILKNFLMSRTPIENFNNSNGHGRAQAGMQAVSRQSNMIVESNKPLTAAQLRQALIDEAKKQGKEYGYLFVSTVGGFTSTGRYSPNAFNVTPVEVYRIYVDGRPDELVRGVNLVGTPLSIFSNIEAAGDDYGLFTGFCGAESGSVPVSTVCPTLFVKQIETQRKVKNQTKLPILTRP